The Campylobacter concisus genome has a window encoding:
- the yedE gene encoding YedE family putative selenium transporter: MNKTVLYIIAGASLGILGPVLVYFGNPANMGVCAACFLRDSVGALGFHQAKVVQYLRPEILGLIIGGFLASMLWSRNFTPVSGSAAFSRFFLGVFAMIGCLIFLGCPWRAFLRLGGGDMTAIAGLVGLFAGVFVGRFFKKNGYVIPENDATTKPVAFLPLIIAILLLIALVFGLKLGDNGALFSSEKGPGSQHANIFISLICAIVIGIFMQRSKFCSVGAISKVFERDLSMFYGIVSIIVFASITNLALGQYKFGFEAQPIAHNDVLWNFLGMSLAGLCFSLSYGCPGKHLVQMGAGNLSSAVFVLGMGAGAAISHNFILASSGTGITPYAPYAVAIGFIYAIYVGVFTKKA, from the coding sequence ATGAATAAAACAGTACTTTACATCATCGCAGGTGCAAGCTTAGGCATTCTTGGTCCAGTGCTTGTTTATTTTGGCAACCCAGCAAATATGGGCGTTTGCGCGGCTTGCTTTTTAAGGGATAGCGTAGGTGCTCTTGGCTTTCACCAAGCTAAGGTCGTGCAGTATCTAAGGCCAGAAATTTTAGGTCTTATCATCGGAGGCTTTCTAGCAAGTATGCTTTGGAGTAGAAATTTCACTCCAGTATCAGGCAGTGCGGCATTTTCTAGATTTTTCTTAGGCGTGTTTGCTATGATTGGTTGCCTTATCTTTTTGGGTTGTCCATGGAGAGCGTTTTTGCGCCTTGGCGGCGGAGATATGACTGCTATTGCTGGTCTTGTCGGTCTATTTGCTGGCGTTTTTGTTGGACGATTTTTCAAGAAAAATGGTTACGTCATACCTGAAAATGATGCCACTACAAAACCAGTTGCGTTTTTGCCATTAATCATTGCTATTTTGCTTTTAATAGCCCTTGTCTTTGGTTTAAAACTTGGCGATAATGGTGCATTATTTAGCTCAGAAAAAGGCCCAGGCTCACAGCACGCAAATATCTTTATCTCACTTATTTGCGCCATTGTTATTGGCATTTTTATGCAAAGAAGCAAATTTTGCTCGGTTGGAGCGATTAGTAAAGTTTTTGAGCGTGATCTTTCAATGTTTTATGGCATTGTATCTATCATCGTTTTTGCAAGTATCACAAATTTAGCTCTTGGACAATATAAATTTGGCTTTGAAGCTCAACCTATCGCTCACAATGACGTTCTTTGGAATTTCCTTGGCATGAGTTTGGCTGGTCTTTGCTTTAGCCTAAGTTATGGCTGCCCAGGCAAACATTTAGTGCAAATGGGAGCTGGAAATTTAAGCTCGGCTGTATTTGTTTTAGGCATGGGAGCAGGCGCTGCGATAAGCCATAACTTCATACTTGCAAGCTCAGGAACTGGCATCACTCCTTACGCTCCATATGCCGTAGCGATCGGCTTTATCTATGCTATTTATGTCGGAGTTTTTACTAAAAAAGCATAA
- a CDS encoding molybdopterin molybdotransferase MoeA, giving the protein MKDFMSYADSLKILKDTINEWDKIEKVAITDALDRNIAYDVTAAENYPAKPVSAMDGYAFAFKDSLSELELITDLPAGSDKGLVIEGSKCVKTFTGSLMSEGTDTLVPVENVEVVGSKILIKKSVPKGFAVREVGESYKKGEILIKKGTRLSYAEIALLAELGHFHISVFIRPRVAILATGSEIKDLGEPLENTAQIHSSNHVGIAMQIRKMGAEPVLCEIVRDKAELVEKAIINALKSADILVTTGGVSMGDYDFVKGALNENFSLIIEGAAIKPGRHIRVAKSGDKYIFALPGFPYSAMVMCVLYVRVLINAWFGQEEPKITAIMDEDYKKRSPFLEFTAVNLENREGKNFVNLNGKKLGSSAIVNNLTNKAALLMIPMDKEFLKKGEIVEVLMMPC; this is encoded by the coding sequence ATGAAAGATTTTATGAGCTATGCAGATAGCCTAAAAATTTTAAAAGATACTATAAACGAGTGGGATAAGATCGAAAAAGTGGCCATCACAGACGCACTTGATAGAAATATCGCCTACGACGTGACAGCTGCCGAAAATTACCCAGCAAAGCCAGTTTCAGCGATGGACGGCTATGCTTTTGCCTTTAAAGATAGCCTAAGCGAGCTTGAGCTCATCACAGACCTGCCTGCTGGAAGCGACAAAGGACTGGTTATAGAGGGTAGTAAATGTGTAAAAACTTTCACTGGCTCACTAATGAGCGAAGGTACTGATACTCTTGTGCCAGTAGAAAATGTCGAGGTTGTCGGATCAAAAATACTCATCAAAAAGAGCGTGCCAAAGGGTTTTGCTGTGCGCGAAGTAGGAGAAAGCTACAAAAAAGGTGAAATTTTGATCAAAAAAGGCACACGTCTAAGCTACGCCGAAATCGCACTTCTAGCAGAGCTTGGCCACTTTCACATAAGCGTCTTTATTCGTCCAAGAGTGGCGATACTTGCAACTGGTAGCGAGATAAAAGACCTTGGCGAGCCATTAGAAAATACAGCACAAATTCACAGCTCAAATCACGTAGGCATCGCTATGCAGATACGCAAAATGGGCGCAGAGCCGGTCCTTTGCGAGATCGTAAGAGACAAGGCCGAGCTTGTCGAGAAAGCGATCATAAACGCACTAAAATCAGCTGATATCTTGGTAACAACTGGCGGTGTCAGCATGGGAGACTACGACTTTGTAAAAGGCGCTTTAAATGAAAATTTTAGCCTTATCATCGAAGGTGCTGCCATAAAACCGGGTCGTCATATCAGAGTGGCAAAGTCAGGCGATAAATATATATTTGCACTGCCAGGATTTCCGTACTCGGCAATGGTTATGTGTGTGCTTTACGTGAGGGTCCTAATAAATGCATGGTTTGGTCAAGAAGAGCCAAAGATCACGGCGATAATGGACGAAGACTATAAAAAACGCTCACCATTTTTAGAATTTACAGCTGTAAATTTAGAAAATCGTGAAGGAAAAAATTTTGTAAATCTAAATGGCAAAAAGCTTGGCAGTTCAGCGATCGTAAATAATTTAACAAACAAAGCCGCACTTTTAATGATCCCAATGGATAAAGAATTTCTCAAAAAAGGCGAGATAGTAGAAGTATTGATGATGCCTTGTTAA